AAAGTGTATTGAGTATTAAGCTTCAACAGAGGAACCGAACCAATGAAAACCCATGGGGATTGTTTGTGGAATCTTGGAAAGAGGAGATTCAGAAATGATCTTCTTACTATTAATACTAACTTCATTTGCAAATGCGTCTCCTGTTAAAGAGCTTCCACTTAAGCCGGGCGATATTGGAACTATAAACACCGCAATTGGATATAGCACTGTCATTCAGCTTACACAAAAGCCACTGAACGTTGTGATCGGTGATCAAAGTGCGTTCAGAATTGAATTCATTAACGACAGCCTCACAATTAAACCAGTACGTCCTTCTGCTAAAACCAATCTCTTTATTTTCACAGAAAATGATCGCTTTAACCTAACAATAAAAGACGGTGTAGCAGCCAAGGTTGACTATGTCGTTCGTCTGAGACGAATCTTTTCAGATCCCAGAAAAGCTGCCTTGCTCAATGATTCGAGAATTGCCAAGGGACTAAAGCTAACTCTCATTCGTATTTCACAGCGTGAGAACGGAAGTTTTCTAGATTTTACTCTGGAAAATAAAAGGAAAAAAGCAGTTTCAATAAGTCCTGAAAATATCCGTCTTGTAGTTTCTGGAAATGTCAGACCAATCAATAGCCTTTATATTGATCACACACTCATTAAACCCTCGAACGTCATCTCTGGAAGTCTTTCAGCGCCAAGCTTTGGTCTTAAAAACACAGTAACTATCTGGTTTGGACTACCTGGTGAAAAACCCGTGAAGTTTGTGTTTAGCAAGAAAGCGAGTCCTAAGAATAAGGAGGAGGTGCTCCGTGCGTTTTAAGGAATGGCTTAAAGATATTTTTCTCACTCAGCCGCAACTCGTAACCGGAAAGCGTCTCCCAAGATGGCGGCGAATATCAATTGCGGGAGTATCAGTATTTTTTCTTTTGATGATCTCCATGGCTGTTTTTGGCGAGGCAAGCACACAACCTGATTTTAAAAACTACCAGGCACTGACGCCTGAAGAAATGAGCAAACATGGAGTGATGGTCTTAAGTGGGAAAGATCGTGAAGCTCTCGAGGCAACTGGTAAACAGCACAAATCTTATACCATAGCTGACAGAAACTACTCAGGATCAGGTGCAGATCAGGGACAGGTCATATCTAGGAAAGACCGTGCCCATGGAGAATATGTAATCCCCGCCGGTAGTCGCGCTGAAGCGGTTCTTGATGGAGACTTAAACTCTGAATTATCTCAGAGCCCTGTTGTGGCTCAGCTCGTATCTGGATTTTCATTCGGCGGTCGAACTTTACTACCTGCTGGCACTAAATTTCTGGGCCGAGCTGGACAAGGACAAGACTCTGAAAGGGTCGCTGTCACATTTGATCAGATTGTACTTCCAAACGGTCATCAAATCTCAGCTGGTGGAATGGCTATAATGCAAGACGGCTCTCCAGGAGTTGTTGGAGATTTTCATTCGAACAAAGGATGGAAGGTTGCAGGAGCATTAGGCTCAAGCTTTCTCTCAGGTGCCGCATCAGCCTTTCAAACAACTCAAGGTAATGCTTTTGGTATTCAGCAGCCAGAGGGCTCTACGCGAAATGCAATTCTTAACGGTGTCGCCCAAACTACGCTCGATCAAGGAAAGCGATTTAGCGAAGAAGCTCAAAACGCCAACGGATACGTAACAGTTCCAAGTGGTACACGATTTCAAATCTATATTGAACGTGAGACAGATCTCTCGGGAGCTCTGCAATGAAGTTCTTTAAGAAGGCCACGGAAGGCCTCTATCTTGGCTTAAACGAAGTAGAACGCGCTACCTATTTGCCGGATCTCTCTCGCACCATGCACACCCAAATACTTGGCGCTACAGGTGTTGGCAAAACTGAATCAGGCATTTTCCCTATGATCTTTGATGACCTTCTCACAGGGAGGTCAGTTCTTTTTATTGATCCGAAAGCTGACAGCTCGACAATTCAAACCTTGATTCAGCTCTGCTCCATTTCCGGAAGAAGTCAGGATCTCATTCATATCGACTTA
The sequence above is a segment of the Oligoflexia bacterium genome. Coding sequences within it:
- a CDS encoding TrbG/VirB9 family P-type conjugative transfer protein, translated to MIFLLLILTSFANASPVKELPLKPGDIGTINTAIGYSTVIQLTQKPLNVVIGDQSAFRIEFINDSLTIKPVRPSAKTNLFIFTENDRFNLTIKDGVAAKVDYVVRLRRIFSDPRKAALLNDSRIAKGLKLTLIRISQRENGSFLDFTLENKRKKAVSISPENIRLVVSGNVRPINSLYIDHTLIKPSNVISGSLSAPSFGLKNTVTIWFGLPGEKPVKFVFSKKASPKNKEEVLRAF
- a CDS encoding TrbI/VirB10 family protein gives rise to the protein MRFKEWLKDIFLTQPQLVTGKRLPRWRRISIAGVSVFFLLMISMAVFGEASTQPDFKNYQALTPEEMSKHGVMVLSGKDREALEATGKQHKSYTIADRNYSGSGADQGQVISRKDRAHGEYVIPAGSRAEAVLDGDLNSELSQSPVVAQLVSGFSFGGRTLLPAGTKFLGRAGQGQDSERVAVTFDQIVLPNGHQISAGGMAIMQDGSPGVVGDFHSNKGWKVAGALGSSFLSGAASAFQTTQGNAFGIQQPEGSTRNAILNGVAQTTLDQGKRFSEEAQNANGYVTVPSGTRFQIYIERETDLSGALQ